One window from the genome of Eucalyptus grandis isolate ANBG69807.140 chromosome 7, ASM1654582v1, whole genome shotgun sequence encodes:
- the LOC120295466 gene encoding phenylacetaldehyde reductase-like, which translates to MSTAEKVVCVTGAAGYIASWLVKVLLQRGYTVKATVRNPSDPKKTQHLLELGGAKERLHIFKGELQEEGSFDSIVDGCEAVFHTASPVFFSASNPEAEIVNPAVEGTLNVLRSCAKVPSIKRVVLTSSMAAVVCNGKPLTSDVVVDETWFSNPAFCKESKLWYVLSKTLAEKAAWDFARENRMDLVVINPGHVIGPLLQSTINLSMEMILNLVNGAQTFPNISYKFVDVRDVAHAHILALENPSASRRYCMAGEAIHCQGVLKILHNFYPTLHLPEKCENDKPYESAPRVSREQIEGLGVKFIPLEVSLRDTVESLKEKGFLSV; encoded by the exons ATGAGTACAGCAGAGAAGGTGGTGTGTGTAACTGGAGCGGCCGGTTACATAGCCTCCTGGCTTGTCAAAGTGTTGCTTCAGCGTGGCTACACGGTCAAAGCAACTGTACGCAATCcca GTGATCCAAAGAAGACACAGCACCTTCTGGAACTTGGAGGGGCTAAGGAGAGACTACATATCTTCAAAGGAGAATTGCAGGAAGAAGGGTCTTTTGACTCAATAGTTGATGGGTGCGAGGCTGTCTTTCATACAGCATCACCGGTTTTTTTCTCAGCTTCCAACCCTGAG GCTGAAATAGTCAATCCTGCAGTTGAAGGTACCCTGAATGTTCTCAGATCATGTGCAAAGGTCCCTTCTATCAAGAGAGTGGTTTTGACATCCTCCATGGCTGCGGTTGTGTGCAATGGGAAGCCTTTGACCTCTGATGTGGTAGTTGATGAGACATGGTTCTCCAATCCAGCATTCTGTAAGGAATCAAAG CTTTGGTATGTGCTATCTAAAACCTTAGCAGAGAAGGCAGCTTGGGATTTTGCAAGAGAGAATAGGATGGACCTGGTCGTGATAAACCCTGGACATGTGATTGGCCCTCTCTTGCAGTCTACCATCAATCTCTCTATGGAGATGATACTGAACCTCGTCAATG GAGCTCAAACATTTCCCAACATCTCTTACAAATTTGTTGATGTCAGAGATGTGGCCCATGCACATATTCTAGCTCTTGAAAATCCTTCAGCTAGCCGCAGATATTGTATGGCGGGAGAAGCAATACATTGTCAAGGCGTTTTGAAGATCCTGCACAACTTTTATCCTACACTGCACCTCCCTGAAAA ATGTGAAAATGACAAACCATACGAGTCGGCTCCTCGGGTGTCAAGGGAGCAGATTGAAGGTCTGGGTGTGAAGTTCATTCCTTTGGAGGTCAGTCTAAGAGACACTGTGGAAAGCCTCAAGGAGAAAGGCTTCCTCTCTGTTTGA